The following DNA comes from Anaerostipes rhamnosivorans.
TTTTCCTTTGTCACTTCGATTCCCTGTTCTACACTTGTGTTCGCTACATTTTCCATCTTTTATATCCTCCTTATTTACCGATTGATAATATTTCTTCAAAAACCGGAATACTGTTGATCGTGAAACTCTGCTGTCTGGTAATCACTTCACCAGCTTTCAAAGTCATAATGTCAAAGTCTCCGTTTGGAATACAATTCCTTAGTGTCAATTTTTGTTCCTTTTTATCCAAAGAACGTGTTGCAGTGCTTTGGAAATCATATTTCGGTATTTCACCCTCGGCAAGCTTTTTCAGGATCGGATCCATTAAAATATCATCTCTGACAACTGCCCCTGAAAAAGTAAGGGTGAATTTAACCTTATTTGGAATTGAATACTCCTGTACATCCCCTAATGGCTG
Coding sequences within:
- a CDS encoding phage tail tube protein translates to MSDKIDVRTVMTGNDGKLFIFDGKERILLAEIKDYEIKASFGNIEYQPLGDVQEYSIPNKVKFTLTFSGAVVRDDILMDPILKKLAEGEIPKYDFQSTATRSLDKKEQKLTLRNCIPNGDFDIMTLKAGEVITRQQSFTINSIPVFEEILSIGK